The Christensenella timonensis DNA segment CGAATATGTGGTGACGGACGAAAAGGAAGTCGTGATCGTCGACGAATTCACAGGACGGCTGATGATCGGCCGCCGTTATTCGGACGGGCTGCACCAGGCGATCGAGGCAAAAGAGGGCGTGAAGGTGGAGCGCGAATCCAAGACGCTCGCGACCATCACCTTCCAGAACTTTTTCCGTATGTACAACAAGCTTTCAGGCATGACAGGTACGGCAAAAACGGAGGAAGACGAATTTCAGAGCATCTACAACTTGAACGTCGTGGAAGTGCCCACACACCGTCCGATGATCCGTAAAGACCTGAACGATGCGATCTACGGGACAAAAAAAGGAAAATTTAACGCTGTGGCGGATGAGATCGTAGCGCTGCACGCGACGGGCCGGCCGATCCTTGTGGGTACGGTCTCGGTGGCGGACAACGAATACCTTTCCTCGCTGTTGGTACGTAGGGGGGTAAAACACGAGCTGCTGAACGCGAAGAACCATCTGCGCGAGGCGCAGATCGTGGCGCAGGCCGGTAAGAAAAACGCGGTCACCATCGCCACCAACATGGCGGGCCGTGGTACGGACATCATCCTCGGCGGCAATGCGGATTACCTCGCGAGGAATGAAATGCGCATGGACGGCATGGAGGATGAGATGATCGAGAACGCGGTCAGCCACGCGGTAACGGATGATCCGGAGATCCTGGCGGCGCGCAAGAAATATGCGGAGCTTTTGGCAAAGCATAAAAAGATCACGGATGCGGAGCACGAAGAAGTCGTCGCACTCGGCGGGCTGGCGATCATCGGTACAGAGCGGCACGAATCCCGCCGTATCGACAACCAGCTCAGAGGCCGCAGCGGACGCCAGGGAGACCCGGGGTCTTCCAAGTTCTTCATCGCGCTGGAAGACGATTTGATGCGCCTGTTTGGGGGCGACCGTATCAAGGCGATGATGGAGCGCCTTTCCGGCGATGACGACGATATGCCGCTGGAGTTCGGCATGCTTACAAAGCAGATCGAAACGGCGCAGAAACGCATCGAGAGCAACAATTTCAACTTGAGGAAGCACGTCCTCGATTATGACGACGTCATGAACAAGCAGCGTGAAGTCATCTACGGCCAGCGTAAGCAGGTTCTGATGGGCGACGACATCACGGGCAATATCACCGGTATGGTGGAAACGTTGGTGGACAATGCGATCGGCGTCTATTGCCCCAAAGGGAAATATTCGGAGGAATGGGACTGGGACGACCTGTATGCTTACTTTGAACGCGTATTTGCCTTGAAGGTAAAGCATTACAGCGACGACGAAAAAGAGACGGCGGAAATCCCCGTGTTGCGCGATGAGCTTTTGAGCGCAGTCAGGGAAGCATATACCAAGAAGGAAGAAGAAATGGACGGCGCGGGCTTCAATATGCGCGACGTGGAACGTATGGTACTGCTGCGCGTGGTGGATTCCAAGTGGATGGACCACATCGACGCGATGGACCAGTTCCGCCGCGGCATCGGGCTGCGTGCCTTAGGGCAGCGCGACCCGATCAACGAGTACCGCATTGAAGGGTTCGATATGTTCGACGCGATGGTGGACGCGATCCGCGAAGAGACCATTTATATGCTGTACCACATCAAAGTGGAGAGCAAGGTGGAGCAAAAAGAAGTGGCGGGCGCGCGGGCGAACGTGGACGAGGACGGGAACCCGATCGCGCAGGGACAGCGGAGGAACGTACAGGGGGGCGCAAGCGCCGGCGAGGCGCAAATGCCTGTACGCGTGGAAAAGAAGGTAGGCAGGAACGAGCCCTGTCCGTGCGGCAGCGGCAAAAAGTATAAGAATTGCTGCGGGAAAAACGCCTGACATAAGCGTATGCGTTTCTTCCGGCCGGTATAAATATGTTAAGGCAGGCTGCCTGGGATCTATCCGTTGATGAAAACGAGGAAAAGGAACGCATGAAAAACGTTCCTTTTTTTAATGCAAATAACGCTTGCTTATCCCATAGGTTGGTAGTATGATATGGTGAGCGTAAAAACATAGTTTTGTGGCACAAGGAGGAAACAAGTGAAATGATGCCGTGGAACCGAAAAGAAGTCTGGATGGGAAGCGACGAACAGTTTTTTATGAAGCTGAAAAATGCGCTTTCAGGAAGCCAGATCAAGTATGAAGCCGATATGAAAAATTCATGGTCTGGAGGCCGCGGATTGGATGCCCGCACAAGCAATGGGATTGCGACGCGCTACGCGGAGCCTGCCAAAACGAATACTTATTATGTCTATGTACACAAGTATGATTATGAAAAGGCGATGCATACGTTAAGAAAAGCGGAAAAATAAAGGAATACCAAAAGGTATTCCTTTTTCATAAGCGAAATTTTTAAAAAAGTACTTGACCTTGCCCCAAGGGCAAGGGATATGATGGTCTTAAGGATCGATCCAAAAGCAAAAGGAGAAAGCTGATGTTTACGATAGGAGAATTTTCAGCGCTGTGCCTGGTCACGACCAAGACGCTGCGCCACTACGACAGGATCGGGCTTTTGACGCCTGCGCATACGAGCGGCGAGACGGGGTACCGTTATTACGAAGCATCGCAGTTCCGTGATATGTTCTTTATTTTGAAGTGCAAGGATTACGGGTTCACACTGGAGGAAACTGCAGAGCTGCTGCATGCGGACGCAAACATGGTGGCGGCGCGGTTCGCTGTGAAGTACGAGGAACAGAAAAAGGATATCGTACATCGGCAAAGCACCCTCGCAAAAATGCGGGAGGACATGGATCTGCTAAAGAAAGGAATCGATATCATGAATAAGGGAACGCAGGAAGTAAAATTGATAGAGACAAAGCCGTTTGAGCTGGTAAGCGAGCGCGACGTGATCGCCATCAGGGATTTTGACAAACTGTATGCTAAAGCGATGAAAAAGCTACAGGACAACGGGCTTACATGCAGCGGCGGGGTCATAGCGATGTATCATGGCAACGAGTTTGACCCGGAGCATACGGACGCGGAGGTGGGCGCGATCATTTCGCAGAAAAGCGGTATATCGCGGACGATCCCCGGCGGGCTGTGCGCAATGGCGGCACATTTGGGGGCTTATGCGGCCCTCGGCGAGACGTACGGCGCGCTCGTCAAATGGATCGAGGACAACGGTTACCGCGTGGTCGGAGAGCCGTATGAAAAGTATCTCAACAATCCGCACGAAGTGCCGGAGGACGACCTGATCACGGAGATATACTTCCCGGTCGCAAAATAAGGGAGATAAAAAAACAGGGGAGGTTACTCTCCTGTTTTTTGTTGCACGTTTTCCAAAGGGCGGGGTCACGACTTTGAAGTGCCCGATTCGAGGATCGAAACGATGGCGAAAAGGGTGAAACATACGGCGCCAAGGCCGACCATAATATGTGCGGGCACGAAGAAGTTGGGGTTTGCGTACGAAGCCTCAAAGAGGAACGCCGCCAAAAATAGGCAGGACAGCGCAGTCATTACCGGGATCATGGGGATACGCTTTGCAAGCGGTGCATTGCGCCTCCATACGGAAGCGAGCAGGAGCACCTTGCTTGAGATACTGTAGCAGATCATGCCAAGCCCGATGAGCACGAAGCCCGGCGCTACCATAGCCGCGCTGTACGGGATCATGAGCAGGATGCCCCATACAAGGCATACCGTGCCAAGGACGGCAACAAAAATGCTCCATTTCCAGCGCTCTTGCTGGCCAAAGGTATTCTGTATCTGCCGCAGGATCGTAGCCACGAGGGCGATCAGGCAGGTGCAGATAAGGCCCAGGCCGATCATGACATGCCCGGCGACGAGGGAGGGCGTGCTGCCGTCTGCGAGCAACAGGATACCGCGGATCAGGGCAATAACGGTACAGATAATGGGGATGCTGTAGTAGACGGCATAAGTTCCTCTGGAATATCCATCCGTTACCGGCTGGCCGTAGGTGAGGTTGGATGAGTTTGCGGTAATTTTGCTGAATTTGCCGGACGAGATCGCTACCGTCGCCACACAGCACGCAATGAGCCCTACACCGGATACGACGTTGCCTGATACGATGTCCGCCGATGTATCGCCCGACGTAAAGAGCATGACGCCGCAAATAAAAGTGATGATGCCGGCGGCATAGCCCAGGATGGGATAAAATATCCTGTCCGCTTTGGTGAAACGTTTGATGATCTGGCGGATGATCGTCGCGGCTGTCGAAAACAGGGCGATACAGATCGCGGTGAGCGACATAAGCACATTGCCGGCGATCAGATAGCCGTCGCCGATGGCCATCCCTTTTACATAGAGTCCGAATCCGAGGCATATGGCGCCCATCAGAAGCGGAATGGCACGAAAAAGAACGCTGATTTTTAGATTCATGATGATTCCTCCTGCTCCATGAAATACGAAATGTAGTCGCTTTTTACATACCCCATACAGGCAGGCGCAACATTAAAAAATGTAAAAAGGGCACAAAAAGACGAATTGTTGCCCATGACCGGTCTTTTAGTTCGATTGCATCGTTGGATGCACGTGCCGCTTCCCGGTCAAATGCCTGGCGATATGGTCTAAGCAATACATGGCAAGGACGATGGCAATACCGATACCAAGAAGGAGAAAACGGTTTCCGATAGCGGTGGTGGAATCAAATAACACAAGGTTGGCGTTAATTGCATTGATTGTATTGATGATTTGCGTATACTTATACTCCTTGACCCACGTGCTCAGATAACCGAGAAAAATAATGAAGAAAAAGATATATTCTTGTGGGATCAGGTACTGGCAGAACAGGAGGAACAGGAAGATGCCGATGATCGTAGCGATCACGCGATATTTGATACGCTGGCGCGATTCCTTGCTATCGATTTGTGTCAGGGAAAAGACGACGATACTGATCCACATTGGTTTTTTCAAGTGCAACGCGAAGCCGATGATCCCGGCTATCGTAAGACCGAGCGCCATGCGCAGGATAAAACTTTTATGCCTGCCGGAAATGCGGATTTGCTCGCGCAGGCTATGTTGCACGCTGTCTTTTTGTTTATGCCGCCATGTAAAATAGGTTACGGCTGCAACCGCCAGCCCGCCGGCTGTGAGACAAACCATACGTGAAAAAAAAGCATCTATATTTGACACGGGACTTCCTTGTGAAAAAATATAGCACAACAAAAACGTAACATATGGCTTTAGGTCCTGCGGCTCAGTCGTGAGCAAAAGGATGAGCAGCACGATGCCGAAATTGCACAGGATACCCAGCCAGACATTTAAAAGGGAGAGTACGGAGACGAGGCCGATGATGGGGAACAGGAGAAAAATAGCCAACGAAAATTGCAGGTGGTTGGTTTTTACGTCTATAAGCGGGAAAGTCATCAGGCCGACGACGACAGCTACAGAGGGCAAAGTGTTTTGGGGGCCAAACAGAAAAAGGAATAAATAAATACAGCCCATGCAAAAAGCAAAGGAGGCTGTATTCTTGCCGATCAAGCTCCAAATTTTTTTCTTTTTTTCCGTTAGCAAACCTTCCTCATATCCCATCTGAACATTTCTATTGTCACCATTATAAAAATTTTGCAGGCGTGAAACAAGTACGTGTAATTATGAACAAATTGTGAATTTTTGTAAAAAAACAGCGCGTCCGCTGCGCGCTGTCAATGGGGTGCCCCTTTAAAAACCCTGGATCAGGCAGGCCTTGATGAATTCGTCGATGTCGCCATCCATCACTGCGTTGATGTTGCCCGTCTCTACGTTTGTACGGTGATCCTTGACCATCGTATACGGACAGAAGACATAGGAGCGGATCTGGCTGCCCCACTCGATCTTTTTTTGGTCGCCTTTGATCTCCGCCAAATGTGCCATGCGTTCTTCCTCGCGTTTTTCAGCCAACTTGGATTTTAACATGCGCATCGCGGTCTCGCGGTTTTGGAGCTGCGAACGTTCGTTCTGGCATTGCACGACGATACCCGTCGGAAAGTGCGTGATACGGATCGCGGAAGACGTTTTGTTGACGTGCTGCCCGCCTGCTCCCGAAGACCGGTAAGTATCCACACGGATATCGTCCGGATTCACTTCGATATCGTTGTCCGCATCGTCGATTTCAGGGGTTACATCAAGCGAGGCAAAAGACGTATGCCGCCGCGCATTGGAATCGAACGGGGAAATACGCACCAGCCGGTGCACGCCTTTTTCATTCCGCAGATAGCCATAAGCATTGTCACCGGAAATCAGCATGGTCACGCTTTTGATGCCCGCATCGTCCCCGTCGAGGGAATCCAGTATCCTGACATCATAGCCGTGGCGCTCTGCCCAGCGCGTATACATACGCATGAGCATTTGCGTCCAGTCCTGCGCCTCGGTGCCGCCCGCGCCCGCATGCAGCGAGATAATCGCGTTGTTTGCGTCGTATGTACCTGAAAGGAGCGTCTGCAGATGAAAATCGGTCACATCTTTTTCAAATTCGCTAAGCTCGATATTGAGCTCGGAAAGAAGTTCTTCATCCTGTTCTTCGTCCACCATCTCCACGAGGACTTTTAAGTCTTCCAGGGCGGAGTGGAGCTTTTCACACAGCGTGATCTTGGCTTTCAGCGGCTTTTCCTGCCGGGTGATTTTATTTGCGGTTTCCACATCGTTCCAGAAATCCGGTGCCTCCATTTTCGCAGTGAGCTCCGCAAGCTCTTCGCGCAGGGCAGGCAGGTCGAGGGATTCCGTGGCTTCGCCGAGCATCTGCTCCGCGGTCTGTATCCTTTGTTTTTGTTCGTCCGTTACTATCATAATTACCTCTTGTTTCCCACTAGAAATATCATTCTAAATATAGCATAAAAATAGTCTAAAAGATAGATGGAATGAGAAAAAAGCGGATCACGGCACGCGGTTATAGACCGCCTCGTGCTTTACATGTTATACTGAAGGAAAAACAAAGGAGGAAGAGTATGATATTGGTAAATACCAGCTTTAT contains these protein-coding regions:
- the secA gene encoding preprotein translocase subunit SecA; amino-acid sequence: MGLFSNSALRPVKKLADKVEALSSVYEEMSDDELVAMTEEFKKRHQNGESLDALLPDVFAQVREASWRVLGMKHFYAQVLGGIVLHQGNIAEMKTGEGKTLVATLPAVLNAISGKGVHIVTVNEYLAKRDSEWMGKVFRYLGYTVGLVTREMDKAQKQKAYACDITYSTNNELGFDYLRDNMVIRKSDLVQRELNFAIVDEVDSILVDEARTPLIISGQGDKGTDLYQQADRFVRKLKEEDDYEVDEKMKAINLTEEGVKKAEQFFKLDNLTDIENTEIVHHINQALKAHRLFIRDREYVVTDEKEVVIVDEFTGRLMIGRRYSDGLHQAIEAKEGVKVERESKTLATITFQNFFRMYNKLSGMTGTAKTEEDEFQSIYNLNVVEVPTHRPMIRKDLNDAIYGTKKGKFNAVADEIVALHATGRPILVGTVSVADNEYLSSLLVRRGVKHELLNAKNHLREAQIVAQAGKKNAVTIATNMAGRGTDIILGGNADYLARNEMRMDGMEDEMIENAVSHAVTDDPEILAARKKYAELLAKHKKITDAEHEEVVALGGLAIIGTERHESRRIDNQLRGRSGRQGDPGSSKFFIALEDDLMRLFGGDRIKAMMERLSGDDDDMPLEFGMLTKQIETAQKRIESNNFNLRKHVLDYDDVMNKQREVIYGQRKQVLMGDDITGNITGMVETLVDNAIGVYCPKGKYSEEWDWDDLYAYFERVFALKVKHYSDDEKETAEIPVLRDELLSAVREAYTKKEEEMDGAGFNMRDVERMVLLRVVDSKWMDHIDAMDQFRRGIGLRALGQRDPINEYRIEGFDMFDAMVDAIREETIYMLYHIKVESKVEQKEVAGARANVDEDGNPIAQGQRRNVQGGASAGEAQMPVRVEKKVGRNEPCPCGSGKKYKNCCGKNA
- a CDS encoding MerR family transcriptional regulator: MFTIGEFSALCLVTTKTLRHYDRIGLLTPAHTSGETGYRYYEASQFRDMFFILKCKDYGFTLEETAELLHADANMVAARFAVKYEEQKKDIVHRQSTLAKMREDMDLLKKGIDIMNKGTQEVKLIETKPFELVSERDVIAIRDFDKLYAKAMKKLQDNGLTCSGGVIAMYHGNEFDPEHTDAEVGAIISQKSGISRTIPGGLCAMAAHLGAYAALGETYGALVKWIEDNGYRVVGEPYEKYLNNPHEVPEDDLITEIYFPVAK
- a CDS encoding DUF2776 family protein, which translates into the protein MNLKISVLFRAIPLLMGAICLGFGLYVKGMAIGDGYLIAGNVLMSLTAICIALFSTAATIIRQIIKRFTKADRIFYPILGYAAGIITFICGVMLFTSGDTSADIVSGNVVSGVGLIACCVATVAISSGKFSKITANSSNLTYGQPVTDGYSRGTYAVYYSIPIICTVIALIRGILLLADGSTPSLVAGHVMIGLGLICTCLIALVATILRQIQNTFGQQERWKWSIFVAVLGTVCLVWGILLMIPYSAAMVAPGFVLIGLGMICYSISSKVLLLASVWRRNAPLAKRIPMIPVMTALSCLFLAAFLFEASYANPNFFVPAHIMVGLGAVCFTLFAIVSILESGTSKS
- a CDS encoding FUSC family protein, coding for MLTEKKKKIWSLIGKNTASFAFCMGCIYLFLFLFGPQNTLPSVAVVVGLMTFPLIDVKTNHLQFSLAIFLLFPIIGLVSVLSLLNVWLGILCNFGIVLLILLLTTEPQDLKPYVTFLLCYIFSQGSPVSNIDAFFSRMVCLTAGGLAVAAVTYFTWRHKQKDSVQHSLREQIRISGRHKSFILRMALGLTIAGIIGFALHLKKPMWISIVVFSLTQIDSKESRQRIKYRVIATIIGIFLFLLFCQYLIPQEYIFFFIIFLGYLSTWVKEYKYTQIINTINAINANLVLFDSTTAIGNRFLLLGIGIAIVLAMYCLDHIARHLTGKRHVHPTMQSN
- the prfB gene encoding peptide chain release factor 2 produces the protein MIVTDEQKQRIQTAEQMLGEATESLDLPALREELAELTAKMEAPDFWNDVETANKITRQEKPLKAKITLCEKLHSALEDLKVLVEMVDEEQDEELLSELNIELSEFEKDVTDFHLQTLLSGTYDANNAIISLHAGAGGTEAQDWTQMLMRMYTRWAERHGYDVRILDSLDGDDAGIKSVTMLISGDNAYGYLRNEKGVHRLVRISPFDSNARRHTSFASLDVTPEIDDADNDIEVNPDDIRVDTYRSSGAGGQHVNKTSSAIRITHFPTGIVVQCQNERSQLQNRETAMRMLKSKLAEKREEERMAHLAEIKGDQKKIEWGSQIRSYVFCPYTMVKDHRTNVETGNINAVMDGDIDEFIKACLIQGF